In Primulina huaijiensis isolate GDHJ02 unplaced genomic scaffold, ASM1229523v2 scaffold35487, whole genome shotgun sequence, the sequence AACAATGATGGGTATTATAGTATTTGAATTTACTACTAACTAGTGAATTAAAATGGGGGATTGAATTCACCTTGAAGTGCAATTAGAGATGGTTTGAATAATTTTACTACCTTTTTGAATTGACCGATATTGTTACTAATTTGTATGATACAATGTtatttaaatcttgtattttaattgtttaagattttaaacctccattatctatattttaatacattgacaaattaatttagtttagaaTCTTGCATGGCAGGCATGgcctcaaatttaaatattcaaatgctatgattaatttcttgaatattttatacctagattaattcatccccatatgtttaaatattttaatttaagttttaattaaatattatcctaaagaacttatttatcaacttagctctaattaatttattaaatNcaaataaaataaatgtcataattggataaaaaattgtaaaatattattaaaataaaaatcgttTTTACATCACACTCAATAAAACTCAAACCACAAGTTGGCTAgctggacacctactctaacccTATTCGATTCAATTACACATAACTTAATCCAATCTAAAaggtaaatataaaataaagcatTCTGTCGGGAAAAAAGAACTAATACTTCTCTCTCTTGTCCGAATCAATATTAAGCTAACAATGGATGACTCTTATACAGAGAGAGAGCCGCAAGAAGTGAAGTTCTTTCATTATAACTACTTACAATGAAAGAAACAACAATTAAGTTTGCACACTTTCTACGCTTGAATAGAAACTTTTCAATGTATAAAAAATTGGAAACAAAAAGTTAATCCCCAGATACAAAAGATACCAACAActatatataaacaaacaaaataaatgtTGGCATCAAATTTATGAAAACAAAGGATTGCAGATAGAGTGCTTTGTCATATGGTTAGATTTTCTTGAATACCAGAAAATGTGCCGATGATTTTACCACCCATATCAGGGAATGTTTCACAGCCAGGAAGAGGCTTCACCTTTCCCATTCTATCAACCTCAACTGGATACTTGAGTAGATGGCCTATCATTTCACTTATTTCGTCAGCTGCAAATTGTTTCCAGTTCTGCTCACCCATCCATTTTATGCGTCTAGTGCATTCAACGCTTTCTGGATGCTCGAAACATTCCTCTAAAGTCCCCGTGTGCTCTGCCCACAGTGCCATCCTGTATCCATATATCTGGAGCAGAGAACAACTCTGGTTATCTTTGCATTCACTtccatgatatgattgaaaAGTGGGAAAATGATATGCGTTAACCCTAGTGCATCAGAATTCATGCATGCAGAAACCTGTTGATAGATGTTTCGTGTCCCTCGAATTCATGTGGATCCATGTACATGTAAGTAGATATTTTTTCCCGGTTTCTGCAGCCTCATTGATTTATACACGTTTCTGTTTAACATTCTAATTATATCGTTGTGAATATTTTATGATGACTAAATATGGGCCCCCTCCAAATTCACATTTAGTGGGATAACACTGTTGAATTTCAGAAAGGGAATTTAATAGGAAGGAATAAACTACAAATTAGAACAGTTCTTCCACAATTTATTCTATTATTACTGTATTTATCAGATATTTTCTACAATAAAAATCTTCACTAGACTAGACTGGTGAAAATAGCAACTAAAAGTCTGAAACCAATATGGCCTTGAAAACACGAATTACCATACTTTACCTCTCCATGTGGAGATTGATGTCTCTGTGCCCGTGTATAACGAGGTTGATATGCACCGATTGCAATTTCAGTATCTCTGGTTCCTTCTAGAGAGCGCTGATTGATGTTAGCAGAACCAATCATCACATACTCATCGTCCACTATAATTCCCTTGGAGTGCACATAGATCATGAAACGCCGGTTTTTCTTACTAAGCTCCTGAATGGTGATAATAAAGGTTCATATGCATGTAAGCATGTTGAAACAAGTAAAAATTAGAGGTAGTTAAGGATTAAGGAAACATACTTGTGGTGTATTTGCAAAAGATTCGTTTAAATCTGATGAGCCTCCACTGTTGTCAGCCTCACGATTCCCAAGACAAAAGAAATTTAAGTAATCCTGTGGTTCATACTCGTTCTCGAGTCCAACCTCTACTAAAGCCTTGTATATGGTTTCATACATCATTTGCATAGTGTTATACTGCAGACATGTGA encodes:
- the LOC140968353 gene encoding phospholipase D beta 1-like; translation: MQMMYETIYKALVEVGLENEYEPQDYLNFFCLGNREADNSGGSSDLNESFANTPQELSKKNRRFMIYVHSKGIIVDDEYVMIGSANINQRSLEGTRDTEIAIGAYQPRYTRAQRHQSPHGEIYGYRMALWAEHTGTLEECFEHPESVECTRRIKWMGEQNWKQFAADEISEMIGHLLKYPVEVDRMGKVKPLPGCETFPDMGGKIIGTFSGIQENLTI